In a genomic window of Gossypium arboreum isolate Shixiya-1 chromosome 9, ASM2569848v2, whole genome shotgun sequence:
- the LOC108456882 gene encoding protein phosphatase 2C 51-like isoform X2 produces MQKKGGKDTESSVSITKDPRNMPLDHGKFGRFTVIRARNARRRRMEIRRLKCTCETMMNITITKNGSDGDSDNGLLHESKSSDGLTELSLSSSTSSSSSSSSKQSSSEENDIVSAKKTCIKNDDVQNLKCKTSTHGLLSIIGRRREMEDAVTVELGFMMKNGLEFDFYGVYDGHGGSRVAEECKERLHKVLKDEIIEDSKGGCGINWGRTMERGFEKMDEEVNRGKLGEEMVGSTAVVAVVGNGKLVVANCGDSRAVLSRCGVAVALSSDHKPERADELERIEAGGGWVIKWNGHRVLGVLATSRSIGDGCLKPFVTSTPEVTVSELTNGDEFLILASDGLWDVVSNEVACGVVRRCLNSQMTKRKSSLQFVDGNRRAEAAAAMLVELAIARGSQDNISVIVVDFRNSTYH; encoded by the exons ATGCAGAAAAAAGGAGGGAAAGATACTGAATCTTCAGTCTCCATCACGAAAGATCCTCGAAATATGCCGTTAGATCACGGTAAATTTGGCAGATTTACAGTCATCAGAGCCAGGAATGCTCGCCGgagaagaatggaaataagaagATTAAAGTGCACGTGTGAGACGATGATGAATATAACCATCACAAAAAACGGAAGCGATGGTGACAGTGACAACGGTCTTCTTCATGAATCAAAATCAAGCGACGGTTTAACGGAATTATCGCTCTCATCGTCTACTTCTTCTTCTTCGTCATCGTCGTCAAAGCAATCATCATCAGAGGAGAACGACATCGTTTCAGCGAAGAAGACTTGCATAAAAAATGATGATGTTCAAAATTTAAAGTGCAAGACGTCGACACACGGGTTACTATCAATTATCGGTAGGAGAAGAGAGATGGAAGATGCGGTGACAGTGGAGTTAGGGTTTATGATGAAAAATGGGTTAGAGTTTGATTTTTATGGAGTTTATGACGGGCACGGCGGGTCCAGGGTGGCAGAGGAGTGTAAGGAAAGGTTGCATAAGGTGTTGAAGGATGAAATAATTGAGGATAGTAAGGGAGGATGTGGGATTAATTGGGGAAGAACGATGGAGAGAGGTTTTGAAAAGATGGATGAAGAGGTGAACAGAGGGAAGTTAGGAGAGGAGATGGTGGGATCGACGGCGGTTGTTGCGGTGGTTGGGAATGGAAAGTTAGTGGTGGCGAATTGTGGGGATTCTAGAGCTGTCCTCTCCAGATGTGGCGTTGCTGTGGCTTTATCTTCTGATCATAAG CCTGAGAGAGCAGATGAGTTGGAGAGAATTGAAGCCGGCGGCGGATGGGTGATAAAATGGAATGGACATCGCGTGCTTGGAGTACTCGCCACTTCAAGATCCATAG GCGATGGGTGCCTCAAACCATTTGTTACATCCACACCAGAAGTGACGGTAAGCGAGCTTACCAATGGAGATGAATTCCTGATACTGGCGAGTGATGGGCTGTGGGATGTGGTATCTAATGAAGTGGCTTGTGGAGTAGTGAGGCGATGTTTGAACAGCCAAATGACGAAGAGGAAATCATCGCTTCAGTTCGTCGACGGAAACCGACGTGCCGAAGCAGCCGCGGCGATGTTGGTTGAGCTTGCCATTGCTCGAGGTAGCCAAGACAACATTAGTGTCATAGTGGTTGACTTCAGAAACTCAACCTATCACTAA
- the LOC108456882 gene encoding protein phosphatase 2C 51-like isoform X1, whose translation MQKKGGKDTESSVSITKDPRNMPLDHGKFGRFTVIRARNARRRRMEIRRLKCTCETMMNITITKNGSDGDSDNGLLHESKSSDGLTELSLSSSTSSSSSSSSKQSSSEENDIVSAKKTCIKNDDVQNLKCKTSTHGLLSIIGRRREMEDAVTVELGFMMKNGLEFDFYGVYDGHGGSRVAEECKERLHKVLKDEIIEDSKGGCGINWGRTMERGFEKMDEEVNRGKLGEEMVGSTAVVAVVGNGKLVVANCGDSRAVLSRCGVAVALSSDHKPERADELERIEAGGGWVIKWNGHRVLGVLATSRSIGKITKSFSFIRRWFCNRRVNIFECAFAGDGCLKPFVTSTPEVTVSELTNGDEFLILASDGLWDVVSNEVACGVVRRCLNSQMTKRKSSLQFVDGNRRAEAAAAMLVELAIARGSQDNISVIVVDFRNSTYH comes from the exons ATGCAGAAAAAAGGAGGGAAAGATACTGAATCTTCAGTCTCCATCACGAAAGATCCTCGAAATATGCCGTTAGATCACGGTAAATTTGGCAGATTTACAGTCATCAGAGCCAGGAATGCTCGCCGgagaagaatggaaataagaagATTAAAGTGCACGTGTGAGACGATGATGAATATAACCATCACAAAAAACGGAAGCGATGGTGACAGTGACAACGGTCTTCTTCATGAATCAAAATCAAGCGACGGTTTAACGGAATTATCGCTCTCATCGTCTACTTCTTCTTCTTCGTCATCGTCGTCAAAGCAATCATCATCAGAGGAGAACGACATCGTTTCAGCGAAGAAGACTTGCATAAAAAATGATGATGTTCAAAATTTAAAGTGCAAGACGTCGACACACGGGTTACTATCAATTATCGGTAGGAGAAGAGAGATGGAAGATGCGGTGACAGTGGAGTTAGGGTTTATGATGAAAAATGGGTTAGAGTTTGATTTTTATGGAGTTTATGACGGGCACGGCGGGTCCAGGGTGGCAGAGGAGTGTAAGGAAAGGTTGCATAAGGTGTTGAAGGATGAAATAATTGAGGATAGTAAGGGAGGATGTGGGATTAATTGGGGAAGAACGATGGAGAGAGGTTTTGAAAAGATGGATGAAGAGGTGAACAGAGGGAAGTTAGGAGAGGAGATGGTGGGATCGACGGCGGTTGTTGCGGTGGTTGGGAATGGAAAGTTAGTGGTGGCGAATTGTGGGGATTCTAGAGCTGTCCTCTCCAGATGTGGCGTTGCTGTGGCTTTATCTTCTGATCATAAG CCTGAGAGAGCAGATGAGTTGGAGAGAATTGAAGCCGGCGGCGGATGGGTGATAAAATGGAATGGACATCGCGTGCTTGGAGTACTCGCCACTTCAAGATCCATAGGTAAAATAACCAAAAGCTTCTCATTTATAAGGAGATGGTTTTGTAACAGGAGAGTTAACATTTTTGAATGTGCATTTGCAGGCGATGGGTGCCTCAAACCATTTGTTACATCCACACCAGAAGTGACGGTAAGCGAGCTTACCAATGGAGATGAATTCCTGATACTGGCGAGTGATGGGCTGTGGGATGTGGTATCTAATGAAGTGGCTTGTGGAGTAGTGAGGCGATGTTTGAACAGCCAAATGACGAAGAGGAAATCATCGCTTCAGTTCGTCGACGGAAACCGACGTGCCGAAGCAGCCGCGGCGATGTTGGTTGAGCTTGCCATTGCTCGAGGTAGCCAAGACAACATTAGTGTCATAGTGGTTGACTTCAGAAACTCAACCTATCACTAA
- the LOC108457395 gene encoding splicing factor SF3a60 homolog isoform X2, with the protein MSSTLLEVTRAAHEDVERLERLIVKDLQNDPPTTKDGLYQSHRVRNNIDTIISTTEKLVEIYDDKDNARKDEIAALGGQTATGVNVFSAFYDRLKEIREYHRKHPAARVVDANEEYEDLLKEEPVIEFSGEEAFGRYLDLHELFNQYINSKFGAKIEYSAYLDVFSQPHNIPWKLKSTRQYRKYMENLLEYLIYFFQRTEPLQDLDRIFSKLEAEFEEQWTNGQVQGWEKQGQENEDDPAQHTMIDLDYYSTVEELMEVGPEKLKEALAVLGLKTGGTVQQRAERLLLTKHTPLEKLDKKHFAKGSHGPQQNGSTAVSQDINSLKQIALVEAKMKKLCDLLSKTIEQTKENVVKKQALTYEEMEQERQEEETQVDTESDDEDQQIYNPLKLPMGWDGKPIPYWLYKLHGLGQEFKCEICGNYSYWGRRAFERHFKEWRHQHGMRCLGIPNTKNFNEITNIQEAQELWEKIRERQGVNKWRPDLEEEYEDKEGNIYNKKTYTDLQRQGLI; encoded by the exons ATGTCCTCAACTCTGCTAGAGGTGACTCGGGCTGCTCACGAAGATGTGGAACGGCTTGAGCGGCTCATAGTGAAGGACTTGCAAAATGATCCACCTACCACAAAAGACGGATTGTATCAAAGCCACCGTGTCCGCAATAATATCGACACCATCATCTCCACCACGGAGAAGCTA GTTGAAATATATGACGATAAAGACAATGCTAGGAAAGACGAAATCGCTGCTCTTGGAGGTCAAACGGCTACTGGAGTTAATGTCTTCAGTGCTTTTTATGATAGATTGAAGGAG ATTCGTGAGTACCACAGAAAGCACCCGGCTGCTCGTGTTGTCGATGCTAATGAAGAGTATGAGGATTTACTTAAGGAAGAACCAGTCATTGAGTTCAGCGGCGAG GAAGCCTTTGGTCGGTACCTGGACCTGCACGAATTGTTCAATCAGTACATTAATTCTAAATTTGGAGCCAAAATTGAATACTCGGCTTACCTCGATGTCTTTTCACAGCCACACAATATCCCTTGGAAATTGAAGTCAACAAG GCAATACAGGAAGTACATGGAGAATCTTCTGGAGTATCTTATTTACTTCTTTCAGAGGACTGAACCACTGCAAGATCTTGACAGAATCTTTTCCAAG CTCGAGGCTGAGTTTGAGGAGCAGTGGACTAATGGCCAGGTACAAGGATGGGAGAAGCAAGGTCAAGAAAATGAAGATGATCCTGCCCAGCATACCATGATTGATCTTGATTATTACAGCACAGTTGAAGAGCTGATGGAAGTTGGTCCAGAAAAGTTGAAGGAG GCATTGGCAGTCTTAGGACTAAAAACTGGTGGTACTGTCCAGCAGCGGGCAGAGAGGCTTTTGCTCACCAAG CACACACCGCTGGAAAAGCTGGACAAGAAACATTTTGCAAAAGGCTCACATGGACCTCAACAAAATGGGTCTACTGCAGTTTCACAAGACATTAACAGTCTGAAACAGATTGCATTAGTGGAGGCCAAGATGAAGAAACTCTGTGATTTACTGAGTAAG ACGATTGAACAAACAAAAGAAAATGTAGTAAAGAAGCAAGCGTTGACATACGAGGAAATGGAACAAGAACGGCAGGAG GAAGAGACACAAGTTGACACTGAAAGTGATGATGAAGATCAACAGATCTATAATCCTCTTAAATTGCCAATGGGTTGGGATGGGAAGCCTATCCCTTACTGGCTTTACAAACTTCATGGTCTTGGTCAG GAGTTTAAGTGTGAGATTTGTGGGAACTACAGCTACTGGGGTCGTCGGGCCTTCGAGAGGCATTTCAAAGAATGGCGGCATCAACATGGCATGCGATGCCTTGGTATCCCTAACACTAAGAACTTCAATGAAATAACCAATATTCAG GAAGCACAAGAACTGTGGGAGAAGATAAGAGAACGGCAAGGAGTGAACAAGTGGCGTCCAGATCTTGAAGAAGAATACGAAGATAAAGAGGGCAACATCTATAACAAGAAGACGTATACCGATCTGCAGCGGCAAGGACTGATTTAA
- the LOC108457395 gene encoding splicing factor SF3a60 homolog isoform X1: protein MSSTLLEVTRAAHEDVERLERLIVKDLQNDPPTTKDGLYQSHRVRNNIDTIISTTEKLVEIYDDKDNARKDEIAALGGQTATGVNVFSAFYDRLKEIREYHRKHPAARVVDANEEYEDLLKEEPVIEFSGEEAFGRYLDLHELFNQYINSKFGAKIEYSAYLDVFSQPHNIPWKLKSTRQYRKYMENLLEYLIYFFQRTEPLQDLDRIFSKLEAEFEEQWTNGQVQGWEKQGQENEDDPAQHTMIDLDYYSTVEELMEVGPEKLKEVILVLFDYVIIASQFVVVTPISSVLRNALAVLGLKTGGTVQQRAERLLLTKHTPLEKLDKKHFAKGSHGPQQNGSTAVSQDINSLKQIALVEAKMKKLCDLLSKTIEQTKENVVKKQALTYEEMEQERQEEETQVDTESDDEDQQIYNPLKLPMGWDGKPIPYWLYKLHGLGQEFKCEICGNYSYWGRRAFERHFKEWRHQHGMRCLGIPNTKNFNEITNIQEAQELWEKIRERQGVNKWRPDLEEEYEDKEGNIYNKKTYTDLQRQGLI, encoded by the exons ATGTCCTCAACTCTGCTAGAGGTGACTCGGGCTGCTCACGAAGATGTGGAACGGCTTGAGCGGCTCATAGTGAAGGACTTGCAAAATGATCCACCTACCACAAAAGACGGATTGTATCAAAGCCACCGTGTCCGCAATAATATCGACACCATCATCTCCACCACGGAGAAGCTA GTTGAAATATATGACGATAAAGACAATGCTAGGAAAGACGAAATCGCTGCTCTTGGAGGTCAAACGGCTACTGGAGTTAATGTCTTCAGTGCTTTTTATGATAGATTGAAGGAG ATTCGTGAGTACCACAGAAAGCACCCGGCTGCTCGTGTTGTCGATGCTAATGAAGAGTATGAGGATTTACTTAAGGAAGAACCAGTCATTGAGTTCAGCGGCGAG GAAGCCTTTGGTCGGTACCTGGACCTGCACGAATTGTTCAATCAGTACATTAATTCTAAATTTGGAGCCAAAATTGAATACTCGGCTTACCTCGATGTCTTTTCACAGCCACACAATATCCCTTGGAAATTGAAGTCAACAAG GCAATACAGGAAGTACATGGAGAATCTTCTGGAGTATCTTATTTACTTCTTTCAGAGGACTGAACCACTGCAAGATCTTGACAGAATCTTTTCCAAG CTCGAGGCTGAGTTTGAGGAGCAGTGGACTAATGGCCAGGTACAAGGATGGGAGAAGCAAGGTCAAGAAAATGAAGATGATCCTGCCCAGCATACCATGATTGATCTTGATTATTACAGCACAGTTGAAGAGCTGATGGAAGTTGGTCCAGAAAAGTTGAAGGAGGTAATTTTGGTCCTCTTTGATTATGTCATCATTGCAAGCCAGTTTGTTGTAGTGACTCCAATCTCTTCAGTGCTGAGAAAT GCATTGGCAGTCTTAGGACTAAAAACTGGTGGTACTGTCCAGCAGCGGGCAGAGAGGCTTTTGCTCACCAAG CACACACCGCTGGAAAAGCTGGACAAGAAACATTTTGCAAAAGGCTCACATGGACCTCAACAAAATGGGTCTACTGCAGTTTCACAAGACATTAACAGTCTGAAACAGATTGCATTAGTGGAGGCCAAGATGAAGAAACTCTGTGATTTACTGAGTAAG ACGATTGAACAAACAAAAGAAAATGTAGTAAAGAAGCAAGCGTTGACATACGAGGAAATGGAACAAGAACGGCAGGAG GAAGAGACACAAGTTGACACTGAAAGTGATGATGAAGATCAACAGATCTATAATCCTCTTAAATTGCCAATGGGTTGGGATGGGAAGCCTATCCCTTACTGGCTTTACAAACTTCATGGTCTTGGTCAG GAGTTTAAGTGTGAGATTTGTGGGAACTACAGCTACTGGGGTCGTCGGGCCTTCGAGAGGCATTTCAAAGAATGGCGGCATCAACATGGCATGCGATGCCTTGGTATCCCTAACACTAAGAACTTCAATGAAATAACCAATATTCAG GAAGCACAAGAACTGTGGGAGAAGATAAGAGAACGGCAAGGAGTGAACAAGTGGCGTCCAGATCTTGAAGAAGAATACGAAGATAAAGAGGGCAACATCTATAACAAGAAGACGTATACCGATCTGCAGCGGCAAGGACTGATTTAA